The following are from one region of the Lytechinus pictus isolate F3 Inbred chromosome 4, Lp3.0, whole genome shotgun sequence genome:
- the LOC135153870 gene encoding uncharacterized protein LOC135153870: MELLQVPVDFLFNINTLILVMTTISLAQGDSKTLKLLEGDKAEMDFPYPCSNSKVTLRMGNQTPYYNSILGTASLPMRYSVQEQNATGNGSCSLHVMINPVSRNDEGACILNVYQGDDVLKEYTKSIDLQVDFPPGKASCKLSQEYKLGDWVSLHCTAPVGTLPGEIKCFQSGMRIPPVGTPFQTNQVLEQTFWVVKRSHPTFCCTSTQEEPVDMCECKDSVWEPSNAEQSNNTKDPCPKIYTVPSSSPISNNSTMEAIAYTQAMHSSKKSYILTIVCMFLPVIVIVLVFVVISGVIVYKSKRQNWKINQLKKKKSSVSQDKVVYMKVPTA; encoded by the coding sequence ATGGAATTGCTACAAGTTCCAGTGGATTTCCTTTTCAATATCAACACTCTTATCTTGGTTATGACTACTATATCACTTGCACAAGGTGATTCTAAGACACTCAAATTATTAGAAGGGGACAAGGCAGAGATGGACTTCCCCTATCCATGTTCCAACTCGAAGGTGACTCTTAGGATGGGGAACCAGACCCCGTATTACAACTCAATTCTTGGAACTGCATCACTTCCCATGAGATACAGTGTCCAGGAACAGAATGCCACAGGAAACGGAAGTTGTTCCCTCCATGTCATGATAAATCCTGTTAGCAGGAATGATGAGGGTGCTTGCATCCTTAATGTCTATCAAGGAGATGATGTTCTAAAGGAATACACCAAGAGCATTGACCTGCAGGTGGACTTTCCTCCAGGAAAGGCATCCTGCAAGTTGAGCCAGGAGTACAAGCTCGGGGACTGGGTGTCACTGCACTGCACTGCTCCCGTTGGAACACTACCAGGTGAGATCAAATGCTTCCAAAGCGGGATGAGAATCCCACCAGTGGGTACCCCGTTTCAAACTAACCAGGTTCTGGAGCAGACATTCTGGGTGGTCAAGAGATCGCATCCAACATTCTGCTGCACTTCCACGCAAGAAGAGCCTGTGGATATGTGCGAGTGTAAGGACTCGGTATGGGAGCCATCAAATGCGGAGCAGTCAAACAATACCAAAGACCCGTGCCCAAAGATATACACGGTTCCATCTAGCTCTCCAATTTCAAATAACTCAACAATGGAAGCAATCGCATACACACAAGCAATGCATTCTTCAAAGAAAAGCTATATCCTGACTATTGTTTGCATGTTTCTACCAGTAATCGTCATTGTGCTGGTATTTGTTGTGATTAGTGGAGTCATTGTATACAAGAGTAAACGTCAAAATTGGAAAATTAATCAActcaagaagaagaaaagttcTGTTAGCCAAGATAAGGTGGTTTACATGAAGGTTCCAACTGCATAA